A portion of the Anoxybacillus gonensis genome contains these proteins:
- a CDS encoding helix-turn-helix domain-containing protein: MLQHIVLFCIDRFRGERSLAAIDHLLNGKKTAQTLQDSKWYNASRLFGTVPIDRSRLLHIARKLEANGWINKVDEHIYRITLSGKEELRYFAFPPYVDGWKYMDESSLFWKRLSLLIQTVTNIIHRTPFEPIHRDERIQSFVKQWLFQHKHMQTIARSLYEEMYELLSRVEEKDANIFVWRLTSHARIGWTNEQIAYAIKEEDVAVSLSFQNVLHFILETTEKEKETFPLLFSLREQMRTQLTSSAQKTWEMLKEGYSLEQIAELRRLKKGTIEDHVVEIATYVPSFVTMPFLDENKRKRIIQQARQLKTKKLRAIKEALPDVSYFEIRLALARWDKEDD; encoded by the coding sequence ATGTTACAACACATCGTTTTGTTTTGTATCGATCGTTTTCGTGGTGAGCGGTCACTCGCTGCGATTGACCATTTGCTGAACGGGAAAAAAACGGCGCAAACGCTACAAGATAGCAAGTGGTACAACGCTAGTCGGCTATTTGGAACCGTGCCGATTGATCGTTCTCGGTTGCTTCATATTGCACGCAAATTAGAAGCTAACGGATGGATTAACAAAGTGGATGAGCATATATATCGCATCACTTTAAGCGGAAAAGAGGAGCTTCGTTATTTTGCTTTTCCTCCTTACGTGGATGGGTGGAAATATATGGATGAATCCTCTTTATTTTGGAAACGGCTTTCTTTGCTTATTCAAACGGTCACAAACATCATTCATCGCACACCATTTGAGCCTATACATCGCGATGAGCGCATTCAATCATTTGTAAAGCAGTGGTTGTTTCAACATAAACATATGCAGACGATCGCTCGGTCGCTATATGAAGAGATGTATGAGTTACTCAGCCGTGTAGAAGAAAAAGACGCAAACATTTTTGTTTGGCGGTTGACAAGCCATGCGCGCATCGGATGGACGAACGAACAAATTGCTTATGCGATCAAAGAAGAAGATGTAGCTGTATCGCTATCGTTTCAAAATGTGTTGCATTTTATACTTGAGACGACAGAAAAAGAAAAGGAAACATTTCCGCTTCTCTTCTCGTTACGTGAACAAATGCGCACACAATTAACAAGCTCAGCCCAAAAAACTTGGGAAATGTTAAAAGAAGGATATTCACTAGAACAAATTGCCGAGTTGCGTCGATTGAAAAAAGGGACGATTGAAGATCATGTTGTAGAAATCGCGACATATGTGCCGTCATTTGTGACGATGCCGTTTTTAGATGAGAATAAACGTAAGCGCATTATACAACAGGCACGACAATTAAAAACGAAAAAATTGCGGGCAATTAAAGAAGCATTGCCAGACGTTTCTTATTTTGAAATTCGGCTCGCGTTAGCAAGGTGGGATAAGGAAGATGATTAA
- a CDS encoding ferredoxin encodes MPKYTIVDKETCIACGACGAAAPDIYDYDDEGIAYVTLDDNQGIVEVPDVLIDDMMDAFEGCPTDSIKVADEPFDGDPNKFE; translated from the coding sequence ATGCCAAAGTACACAATTGTTGACAAAGAAACATGTATTGCCTGTGGTGCGTGTGGAGCAGCTGCACCAGATATTTACGACTACGATGATGAAGGCATTGCGTACGTTACATTAGACGACAACCAAGGCATTGTGGAAGTGCCAGACGTATTGATTGATGATATGATGGATGCGTTTGAAGGCTGTCCAACAGACTCGATCAAAGTCGCGGACGAGCCATTTGATGGCGATCCAAACAAATTTGAATAA
- a CDS encoding inorganic diphosphatase — MAFENKVVEAFIEIPTGSQNKYEYDKERGVFKLDRVLYSPMFYPAEYGYLENTLALDGDPLDILVIVTNPTFPGCVIETRVLGYLNMVDGGEEDAKLIGVPVDDPRFADVRSLEDLPQHKLKEIAHFFERYKDLEGKKTEIGTWEGPEAAAKLIDECIARYNEQNK; from the coding sequence ATGGCGTTTGAAAACAAAGTTGTTGAAGCGTTTATTGAAATTCCAACAGGCAGCCAAAACAAATACGAATATGACAAAGAGCGTGGTGTGTTTAAGCTCGATCGCGTCTTATATTCACCGATGTTTTATCCTGCTGAATACGGCTATTTGGAAAATACACTTGCGTTAGACGGCGATCCACTTGATATTTTAGTAATCGTCACAAATCCAACATTCCCTGGTTGCGTGATCGAAACGCGTGTGCTCGGCTACTTAAACATGGTAGACGGCGGTGAAGAAGATGCAAAATTAATCGGCGTTCCTGTTGATGACCCTCGCTTTGCTGATGTACGCAGCCTTGAAGATCTTCCACAACATAAGTTAAAAGAAATCGCTCATTTCTTTGAGCGTTACAAAGACTTAGAAGGAAAGAAAACAGAAATTGGCACATGGGAAGGTCCGGAAGCGGCGGCGAAACTTATTGACGAATGCATCGCTCGCTACAATGAACAAAATAAATAA